The Ralstonia sp. RRA DNA segment CACGCAGCACATCGTCCAGAATGTGATTGCGGTCATCCGACCACATCGTCATCTGCTGCTGGCTGTGGTGCAGCGAATGCAGGTTCCACCACCAGTGGAACTTGTGCGACAGGCGGTGGTACCAGTAATCGAGCAGGTCGAACAGCACCAGATAGATCAGGAAGCTAACGATGGCGACCGACGTGACGCCCGGCCACCAGTCCTCCACGTTCAGGTGCGCCCAGCCCCAGAAACGCAGCTTGCCGTCTAGGTCGTCGATCAGCGGCTGCAGCGTGAAGAACAGCAGCAGTGGGAAGAAGCCGAGGCGGTGGAACAGCGTGTAGAAAATGTCGGCGCGCACGGCCTTGCGATCGTGCATCGGCTCCACCGGGCGCCAGCGCTCCAGCGGGCGCAGAACCAGCAGCAGCACGGCGATCTGCACCAGCCCCATCAGCAGCCACTCGGTGCCGGGATACGCATCCTCAACGTAGCCACCCAGGCCAATTGCATAGGTGATCGGCATCACGATGTGCTGAAACAGCACATCCTGCGCTTGCGTGAAGGTGTCGGCAATCCAGTCGAACATGTCAGCGGGCCGCTGGGTGAGCGGCAAACCAGGCCTTGTACTGCGGATGATCGCGCAGCGTGGCGAAGCAGAAACCCTTGCGCTCGAGGCCCGTGATCAGCGGCTCCAGGTCAGCAGGTGCCCACGGGTCCTTGCGCGACCAGATGCCCAGGTGCGCCATGGTGATGTCGCCATCGCGCAGGTTGGACAGCGCCTTTTGCAACAGCGCGTCGTTCGGATAGCGCTCGGACGGCAATTCGTCGCCGAGGAAACCGGCGGGCGCCCAAGCCACGTGGGCAAAACCGCACTGCTTGGCCCAGCCTTCGGTGGTGGCCGAGAGATGGCCGCCCGGTGCACGCCACAGCGGGTCCATCGGCTGGCCAGTCACGGCCTTGAAACGCTCGGCGCTGCGCTTGAGTTCGGCGCAGAATTCGGGCTCGCCCCAAACGACGTTGCGGCCGCCTTGCTCGCCGAACTGCGGGCGGAAGCGGACTTTTCCGGCGCCAGCCTCGCCCTTGTAGTAGACGTGATCGAAGGTGTGCGTGCCGAAAGCGTGGCCGTCGGCAGCCAGCGATTTCCAGTACGGAGCCCAGCCGTCGTCCAGCGTGCTGTCACCGTTGACCGTTTTCTCGTTGGCGAGGAAGAACGTGGCGTGGATGCGGTGACGGCGCAGCGTGTCGGCAATCAACTGCGCCTGGCTCATGCTGCCCGTATCAAACGTCAGGTAGACGGTGCCCTTGCACGCGCCGGCGTTCACACCACCCGGGGCGGCCGTGGCCAGCGCGCACAGCCCCAACGCCGCCGTGGCGGCCATCGTGCGCAGCATCGACAGGCCTGTTTTCATGATCGTCACGCTTTAGAGGAGCGGCGCGCGCGAACGGAAGTAGATGCCGTGCGGCGAGCGCCCGACCTTGATCTTTTCCACCACCGACCGGCTTGCCACGTCGACGATCGCCACCGTCTTGGCCCAGCGGCAGGTCACCCAGAGCTGCTTGCCGTCAGCGGTCAACTCCATGTCATCCGGGCCCGGCGGCAGGCCGGTGATGTCACCCACCTTGGTCAGCGTTTGCTGGTCGATGATGCTGATCGTGCCCGACACGCGGTTCGACAGGAACAGATGGCGCTTGTCGCCCAGCGCGCGGAAGTTGTGCGCGCCCTTGCCGGTCGGGATGCGTTTGACGCTGGTGCGGGTATGCCAGTCGATCACCTCAACGTAATCGGCGCCCGTCATACCAACCAGCAGGTATTTCTGATCCGTCGTGACCCACACGCCGGCCGGCGCGGAGCCGATGGTCATGCGCCACATCACGGTCTGCGTGGGCAGATCGATGGCCATCACCTCGTTGGAGTCCTGCACCGTAATGAAGGCAATCTTGCTGTCTGCCGTAAAGGCGATATGGCTGGGCGTCTTGGCTGCAGGAATCTGCTTGGCGATGGTGAGCGCGTGGCCATCCCAACGGTAGATGTCAACACGGTCCAGACGGTTGCCGGTGGTCAGGAACCACTTCTGGTCGGGCGAAAAGCCGATCTGGTACGGGTCATCAATGCGCGGCACGCGCTGCTGAATCTTGCCCGTGACCGGATCAAGGAACACCAGATCGTTGCCGACCGCGTTGGCGACAATCAGCGACTTTTCGTCAGGCGTGGCAATCAGGTGGTGGGGTTCCTTGCCGATCGGGAAGGTCTCCAGCACCTTGCGGGTGTCCTTGTCGATCAGTGAGACGCTGGCGTCGCCCGAGTTGAGCACAGTGACGACTTCTGCACGCGCCGCGTGCGCTGCCATCAAGGCAGCGGCCGACAGAACAAGCGTGGAGAACCAACGGAAGGCAAACGAGGCGCGCGAGGCAGACATAACGAGAAGATTCAGCAACTTAGCCAGCCATTTTAACGCCCGCTGTTATGGCGTCGCTGACACAAATCAAAAAAAGAAAGTGGGAACTTTCCCAGCGCCCAGCAATGCACGGCGGGCTACCGCTGCATCGATTCCCATACCTTCTGCAACCGTTTGACCGACATCGGCACTGGTGTGCGCAACTCCTGCGCAAACAGGGCGATGCGCAACTCCTCCAGCATCCAGCGGAACTCCTCCATGCGCGGGTCGCTGCCGCCCTGCCCTTGCACGCGCAACGCTTTCTCGGCGCGCTGGTATTGCTGGATGAGCGGCGCCATCTCCTGCATGCGCTGCGTGTCGCGCGCGGGGTCCGCCTTGAGCTTGTCGATGCGCAAGGCGATGCCCTTCAGGTAACGCGGGAAGTGCGTCAACTGCGCATACGGCGTCGCCTCGATGAAGCGCTTGTGCATCAGCGTTTTCAGTTGCGCGTCGATGTCCGCAGCGGCGGCGGCAAATGGCTTGGCGATCTGCAGCTTGCGCGGCAGTTGCGCGTATTCCGTGAGGATGGCACCGACCAGCCGGGCAATCTCCTGCGCCAGCAGCGTCAAGCGGGCGCGGCTTTCGTCCTTGCGGGCGCCGAAGCTGGCATCGTCGGTGGGCAGCGGGTCTTGTAAACACGCTCGCTCCAGCGTGGCGTCCAGAATCTGGTCGCGCAGTTCATCCTGCGTGCCCAGGTTCATGAACTGGATCGCCATCTGCGACAGGCCCGGGATGTTCTTTTCCAGGTACTTCAACGGCTCGCGCAGCTGGATCGCGAACAACCGGCGCAGACCCAGGCGATGAATGCGTGCTGCCTCGGCCGGATCATCGAAGACTTCCACATCGCAGTGGTCGCCCGCATCGACAAGTGCGGGGTAACCGAACAGCGTCTGGTTGCCTTTGCGGATTTCCAGCAGCTCGGGCAGTTCGCCGAAATTCCATGTCGTGAGACCGGAATACAGCGCTGCATTGGACGGCGCCTCGCCCTTGCCGCCGCCCTTTGCGCTCTTGCTCGGCTTGGCATTCTCCTGCGCTCCGATGACCGCCGCGTCTTTCGCAGCGATCGACTGGAACGTCTGCTGCGCGCGCCCACCCAGTTCAGCGCGCAACTGGGCCAGGTTGCGGCCCATGTCGAGCTGGCGACCGTGCTCGTCGATCACTTTGAAGTTCATGAAGTGATGCGCGGGCAGCGTTTCGAGCTTGAAATCGGCACGCTTGAGCGCGATGCTGGTCTGCTCGCGCACGTCGGCGATCAGGCGGTCGAGCAGATCGCCGTCGCCCAGCTTCACCCGCGAGACGAAACCGGCGGCATAGTCCGGCAGCGGCACGCAGTGGCGGCGCAGCTTCTGCGGCAGACTCTTCAGGAGCAGATGCACCTTCTCCTTGAGCATGCCGGGCACCAGCCATTCGGCGCGCTGCGCGGGCACCTGGTTGAGCGCGTACAGCGGCACCGTCAGTGTCACGCCATCGCGCGGGCTGCCGGGCTCGAAGTGGTACGTCAGGCCCATGTCGATGCCGGCAATCGGCAGCACCTTCGGGAAGAGGTCCGTCGTGATGCCGGCCGCTTCGTGCCGCATCAGGTCATCGCGATTCAGGTACAGCAGCTTCTGGCCAGCTTTGCCACCGGCGCTGGCGGCCTCGGCATACCAGCGCTCGAACGACACCGTGTTGTAGATGTCCGCCGGGATCTGGCTGTCGTAAAACGCGTAGATCAGCTCATCGTCCACCAGCACGTCTTGCCGGCGGGACTTGTGCTCCAGGTTCTCGATCTCGCGCACCAGGCGCTGGTTGTGCGCGAAGAACGGCAGACGCGTCTCGAACTCACAATCGACCAGCGCACGGCGGATGAACATCTCGCGCGCCTCTTTCGGCTGCATCGGCCCGAAATGCACGCGGCGCTGCTGATAGATCGGCAGGCCGTACAGCGTGCCGCGCTCGAAGGCCATCACCTGGCCAGCCTTCTTTTCCCAGTGCGGATCGCTCCACGACACCTTCAGCAGGTGCGCGCCGACCTTCTCCACCCACTCCGGCTCGATACGCGCGAGCGTGCGGCCGAACAGGCGGCTGGTTTCGATCAGCTCGCCGCCCACGACCCACTTGCCCGCCTTGCGTGCGATGACCGAGCCCGGCCACAGGAAGAACTTGATGCCGCGCGCGCCCAGGTATTCGCGGCCCTTGCCGTCGGCCTCCTCGATGCGCACGCCGATGTTGCCCAGCAAACCCGTCAGCAGCGCCAGATGCAACTGCTCGTAGGTCGGATCGGTTTCATTGAGCTTCCAGCCTTGCTCCGCCACCGTCGTGTGCAATTGCGAATGCACATCGCGCCATTCGCGCAGCCGCACGTGCGACAGGAAATGCGAGCGGCAATTCTCCTGCAACTGCTTGTTCGATTTCTTGTGCGCGACGGCTTCTTCAAACCACTTCCACAGCTTCACCCAGCCGAGGAATTCGGATTTCTCGTCGGCAAATAACCGATGTGCTTGGTCAGCTTGCTGTTGCAGTTCCTGCGGACGTTCACGCGGGTCCTGCACCGACAAGGCGCTCGCGATGATGAGCATCTCGCGCAGACACTGGTGGTCGCGCCCGGCCAGAATCATCCGCGCCACGCGCGGGTCCAGCGGCAGGCGAGCGACCTGCTTGCCGAGCGGGGTCAGCGCGTTTTCGTCGTCGACGGCGCCAAGCTCCTGCAAAAGCTGGTAGCCGTCAGCAATCGCTCGGCCCAACGGCGGTTCGATGAAAGGGAATTGCTCGACGTCGGTCAGCCGCAGCGCCTTCATGCGCAAGATGACCGCCGCCAGCGACGAACGCAGGATTTCCGGATCGGTAAAGCGCGGCCGCGCGATGAAATCCGATTCCTCGTACAAGCGGATACACACGCCGTCGGCCACCCGACCGCATCGACCCGCACGCTGGTTGGCGGCGGCCTGCGATACCGGCTCGATCTGCAACTGCTCGACCTTGTTGCGATACGAATAGCGCTTGACGCGCGCTAGCCCCGTGTCGACCACGTAGCGGATGCCCGGCACCGTGAGCGAGGTCTCGGCCACGTTGGTCGCCAGCACGATGCGCCGCGCGTTGGACGGCCGGAACACGCGCTCCTGTTCCTGCACGGAGAGGCGCGCAAACAGCGGCAGGATCTCGGTATGCGCCGGATGGTGCTTACGCAGCGCCTCGGCGGCCTCGCGGATCTCGCGCTCGCCGGGCAGGAAGATCAGCACATCCCCGGAGCCTTCGCGGGCGAGTTCGTCCACCGCATCGACAATCGCCTCGTAGAGATCGCGCTCCTTGTCTTTCTCGTCGCGCTGGACCGGGCGATAACGCACCTCGACCGGATACAGCCGGCCGCTGACTTCGATGACGGGCGCCGGCCCCTTCGGCCCAGCAAAGTGCTCGGCAAAGCGCTGCGCATCGATCGTTGCCGAGGTGATGATGATCTTCAGGTCCGGCCGGCGCGGCAGGAGCTGCTTCAGATAGCCGAGCAGGAAATCGATGTTGAGGCTGCGCTCGTGCGCCTCGTCGATGATGATCGTGTCGTAAGCGCGCAGCAGCGGATCGTTCTGCGTTTCAGCCAGCAAGATGCCGTCGGTCATCAGCTTGACCGACGCGCCGGCCGACAGCGCGTCGTTAAAGCGCACCTGATAGCCCACGTGTTCGCCCACCGGCGTGCCAATCTCCTGCGCAATCCGCTTGGCCGTCGACGTGGCGGCAATCCGGCGCGGTTGCGTATGGCCGATCAACCCGGTGCCGCCCGCGCCAATGCCCCGTCCGATCGACAGGCAGATCTTCGGCAACTGCGTGGTCTTGCCCGAGCCGGTTTCACCCGAGACGATCACCACCTGGTGCTTGGCGATGGCCTCAGCAATCTCATCGCGGCGGGCCGAAACAGGCAGCGCCTCAGGAAACGTGATCGGCGGGACACGGTTGGCGCGTGCGCGACGGGCTTCCAGCGCGGCGGCGAGCTCTTCCGGCGTCGGTTTCGGGCGGCGCTGAGGACGACCATTTCCACCACTGCCAGCGCCGGGCTTGCGCTCGGGCGACGGGGTGTCTTTCGGCGATTTTGGGGAGGGTGCCGCCGGGCGTGGCCGGGACGGCTGGGCATGGGAATCTGACATCGGGCGGGATTATAATCCGCGCATCTTTCCTCGCGCCGGCCCGCGCCCCGTGCCGTTTTCCCTCCTCCGCCCGTGACCGCTCGTTCTTCTGCCCCCGCCCCCGGTGTTTCGCTGGTGGCGCACACGCCTGCCCCCGTCGACGTCACCCCGATTCCGCCCACCGCCGAGCAGCGGCAGTTCGTCGATTGGCTGCGCGAGGTGGCACCGTACATCCACGCCTTCCGCGACAAGACCTTCGTGATCGGCTTCGGTGGCGAGCTGGTCAAGGCCGACATGCTCGGCTGGCTGGTCAATGACCTCGCCCTGCTGCACGCCATGGGCATGCGCATCGTGCTGGTGCACGGCTCGCGTCCGCAGGTGGAAGAACAGCTCGCGCTGCGCAACGTGCAAACCCAGTTCGTGGACGGCGTGCGCGTAACGGACGCCGCCGCGCTGGAATCCGCCAAGGAAGCCTCCGGCGAATTGCGTCTGGACATCGAAGCCGCCTTCAGCCAGGGCCTGCCGAACACGCCGATGGCCGGCGCACGCATGTCGGTCGTCTCCGGCAATTTCGTGACGGCGCGGCCGGTGGGCATCGTCAACGGCGTGGATTTCCAGCACACGGGGCTGGTGCGCAAGATCGATGCGGAGTCGATCCAGCATTCGCTGGCCAACCGCAAGATCGTGCTGCTCTCGCCGCTGGGCTTCTCGCCCACGGGGCAGGCGTTCAACCTGTCGATGGAAGACGTGGCTGCCAACACCGCCACGGCGCTCAAGGCCGACAAGCTGATCTTCATCACCGAGCTGCCGGGCATCATGGACCGCGTGGGCAAGCTGCAGCAGGACCTGTCGATGGAAACGGCCATCGAGCGCCTGCGCGACGGCAGCCTGTCGCACGACACGGCCTATTACCTGCAGCACATCGTCAAGGCGATGCGCGGCGGCGTGCGCCGGGCACACGTCATCCCGTTTGCGCTGGACGGCAGCATCCTGCTGGAGCTGTTCCTGCACGACGGCGTGGGCACC contains these protein-coding regions:
- a CDS encoding sterol desaturase family protein; this encodes MFDWIADTFTQAQDVLFQHIVMPITYAIGLGGYVEDAYPGTEWLLMGLVQIAVLLLVLRPLERWRPVEPMHDRKAVRADIFYTLFHRLGFFPLLLFFTLQPLIDDLDGKLRFWGWAHLNVEDWWPGVTSVAIVSFLIYLVLFDLLDYWYHRLSHKFHWWWNLHSLHHSQQQMTMWSDDRNHILDDVLRGAVFAIAALVIGVEPSQYVLLVAISQLLQSLQHANVRLHFGWLGERLLISPRFHRLHHAIGLGHEVPGKPGVLGGCNFGVLFPWWDMLFGTAIFSPDYHATGIRDQLPAPQGRSRDYGRGVLRQQWLGFKRLIGRA
- the argA gene encoding amino-acid N-acetyltransferase, producing the protein MAHTPAPVDVTPIPPTAEQRQFVDWLREVAPYIHAFRDKTFVIGFGGELVKADMLGWLVNDLALLHAMGMRIVLVHGSRPQVEEQLALRNVQTQFVDGVRVTDAAALESAKEASGELRLDIEAAFSQGLPNTPMAGARMSVVSGNFVTARPVGIVNGVDFQHTGLVRKIDAESIQHSLANRKIVLLSPLGFSPTGQAFNLSMEDVAANTATALKADKLIFITELPGIMDRVGKLQQDLSMETAIERLRDGSLSHDTAYYLQHIVKAMRGGVRRAHVIPFALDGSILLELFLHDGVGTMVSHTDLEYLREATLDDVGGIVSLIEPLEADGTLVPRERRLLERDIANFSVIEHDGIIFGCVALYPYPKDGMAEMACLIVSPDSQGTGDGERLLKHTEVRARALGLKQLFVLTTRTEHWFLKRGFVRASVDDLPEDRRKLYNWQRRSMVLMKKL
- a CDS encoding polysaccharide deacetylase family protein encodes the protein MKTGLSMLRTMAATAALGLCALATAAPGGVNAGACKGTVYLTFDTGSMSQAQLIADTLRRHRIHATFFLANEKTVNGDSTLDDGWAPYWKSLAADGHAFGTHTFDHVYYKGEAGAGKVRFRPQFGEQGGRNVVWGEPEFCAELKRSAERFKAVTGQPMDPLWRAPGGHLSATTEGWAKQCGFAHVAWAPAGFLGDELPSERYPNDALLQKALSNLRDGDITMAHLGIWSRKDPWAPADLEPLITGLERKGFCFATLRDHPQYKAWFAAHPAAR
- a CDS encoding YncE family protein; translated protein: MSASRASFAFRWFSTLVLSAAALMAAHAARAEVVTVLNSGDASVSLIDKDTRKVLETFPIGKEPHHLIATPDEKSLIVANAVGNDLVFLDPVTGKIQQRVPRIDDPYQIGFSPDQKWFLTTGNRLDRVDIYRWDGHALTIAKQIPAAKTPSHIAFTADSKIAFITVQDSNEVMAIDLPTQTVMWRMTIGSAPAGVWVTTDQKYLLVGMTGADYVEVIDWHTRTSVKRIPTGKGAHNFRALGDKRHLFLSNRVSGTISIIDQQTLTKVGDITGLPPGPDDMELTADGKQLWVTCRWAKTVAIVDVASRSVVEKIKVGRSPHGIYFRSRAPLL
- the hrpA gene encoding ATP-dependent RNA helicase HrpA; amino-acid sequence: MSDSHAQPSRPRPAAPSPKSPKDTPSPERKPGAGSGGNGRPQRRPKPTPEELAAALEARRARANRVPPITFPEALPVSARRDEIAEAIAKHQVVIVSGETGSGKTTQLPKICLSIGRGIGAGGTGLIGHTQPRRIAATSTAKRIAQEIGTPVGEHVGYQVRFNDALSAGASVKLMTDGILLAETQNDPLLRAYDTIIIDEAHERSLNIDFLLGYLKQLLPRRPDLKIIITSATIDAQRFAEHFAGPKGPAPVIEVSGRLYPVEVRYRPVQRDEKDKERDLYEAIVDAVDELAREGSGDVLIFLPGEREIREAAEALRKHHPAHTEILPLFARLSVQEQERVFRPSNARRIVLATNVAETSLTVPGIRYVVDTGLARVKRYSYRNKVEQLQIEPVSQAAANQRAGRCGRVADGVCIRLYEESDFIARPRFTDPEILRSSLAAVILRMKALRLTDVEQFPFIEPPLGRAIADGYQLLQELGAVDDENALTPLGKQVARLPLDPRVARMILAGRDHQCLREMLIIASALSVQDPRERPQELQQQADQAHRLFADEKSEFLGWVKLWKWFEEAVAHKKSNKQLQENCRSHFLSHVRLREWRDVHSQLHTTVAEQGWKLNETDPTYEQLHLALLTGLLGNIGVRIEEADGKGREYLGARGIKFFLWPGSVIARKAGKWVVGGELIETSRLFGRTLARIEPEWVEKVGAHLLKVSWSDPHWEKKAGQVMAFERGTLYGLPIYQQRRVHFGPMQPKEAREMFIRRALVDCEFETRLPFFAHNQRLVREIENLEHKSRRQDVLVDDELIYAFYDSQIPADIYNTVSFERWYAEAASAGGKAGQKLLYLNRDDLMRHEAAGITTDLFPKVLPIAGIDMGLTYHFEPGSPRDGVTLTVPLYALNQVPAQRAEWLVPGMLKEKVHLLLKSLPQKLRRHCVPLPDYAAGFVSRVKLGDGDLLDRLIADVREQTSIALKRADFKLETLPAHHFMNFKVIDEHGRQLDMGRNLAQLRAELGGRAQQTFQSIAAKDAAVIGAQENAKPSKSAKGGGKGEAPSNAALYSGLTTWNFGELPELLEIRKGNQTLFGYPALVDAGDHCDVEVFDDPAEAARIHRLGLRRLFAIQLREPLKYLEKNIPGLSQMAIQFMNLGTQDELRDQILDATLERACLQDPLPTDDASFGARKDESRARLTLLAQEIARLVGAILTEYAQLPRKLQIAKPFAAAAADIDAQLKTLMHKRFIEATPYAQLTHFPRYLKGIALRIDKLKADPARDTQRMQEMAPLIQQYQRAEKALRVQGQGGSDPRMEEFRWMLEELRIALFAQELRTPVPMSVKRLQKVWESMQR